DNA sequence from the Candidatus Spechtbacteria bacterium genome:
CAAACTCCCCAGCTTCTACTTCAGTGATTGATTACATTATTAGCGACATTCAAGCAGGCCTGCGTAAGTTAGGCGTGTATATTCAAGAGGGGATTTTGCAGGTGAAGGAAATTGTGGCGGATAGGGTGACGGTAGAAACAATTAGCGCGAAGAAACTGTGCGTTCAAGATATATGCTTTACGCGTGATCAATGGCAACAATTACAACAACTTTTGCAAAAACAGCCTTTGCCTACCCAATTAGCGCCTTAGATAAGTTTAATAAATCATTTATGTAAACAACCTCCGCGGCCGTGGAGGTTGTTTACATAAACGCAAAGGTTTTAGATTTGTATTTTTGGTTTTAATTCTCTTTCTTCTATTTGAGTTACAGGCCAATATAATGCTATATTATAAATAATGGCAAACAATAACCAACCACATCTTTCAGTTATCATTCCCGCTTACAACGAGGAAACGCGTATTTCCAAAACGCTTCTTGAAATTGATAAATATTTAAGCAGGCAAACATACAAATCAGAAATCATTGTAGTAAACGACGGCTCAACCGATGGCACTGCGCGCGTGGTGGAAAAATTTCAAAATCTAATCGCAAATTTACGATTTGAAAATAACCGCGAAAACCATGGTAAGGGATATGTGGTGCGGCAAGGGATGTTGGCGGCGCGCGGTGACATCCGGCTCTTTACTGATGCTGATAATTCTACATCAATAGAACATATAGAAAAAATGTGGCAGCATTTTTCTGATGGAGCGGATGTTGTCATCGGCTCGCGCGACTCAAAAGACGCGCAAGGCGCGAGCCAGGCAGTGAAGCAGCCATTTTTAAAACGCTTGCTAGGAAATATGGCGAATATGCTGATTCAAATTGTGGCGGTGTGGGGCATTTGGGATACACAGAATGGCTTCAAAGCGTTTACCGCGCCGGCGGCTAAAGATATTTTTTCACGCGCGCGCATTAACCGTTGGGGTTTTGATATTGAGGCGCTGGCGCTGGCTCGCGCATTGAAATATCGCATAGCCATTATTCCCGTGCACTGGGTGAATGATCCGGCAACACACGTAACACTCAAAGGATACATAAATACATTCGTTGAACTTTTCAAGGTGAGAATAAATTTGTGGAGCGATGCTTATGGCATCAACAAATCAAATTTTCGCGAGAAGTCCGTTCATAAGTCCGCAGTAGATATGATAACTGTTCCGAAGGGAAAAGATATAATGAAATCTATTTCTTTTTCTGAACTTTCAAAAGTAAAGAGTGAACCGACGAAGAAAGTATTAGAAATAAAAAACGAAGCAGTCCATAAATCCGATGCCGTCAAAACAAACAAAAAAGAAAATAATCCTTGAGGCTTCTGTAGGATCAATGGCACCTAGTAGGGATTTGAATACGCCGGTATCAGAATTGCGCCGCGATCTGGTGACGGGAGACTGGATCTTGATAGCAAAGCAGCGGGGAAAGAGGCCGCATGCTTTTATCGCGGGTGATGATAAAGAAATAGAGCTGCCAACTAGCCAGTGCCCATTTGAAGATCCGCAAAAATCAGGCAACGCGCCACCCGTATTGTTGTATAAAAACGCGGAAGGTACGGATTGGGAAGTGCAGGTAATACCGAATAAATATCCGGCATTTGCCCAACAAGGCGAATGTTTAGTGCCGCAAATGCGCGGCCCCTACGAGGTTATAGACGGAAAAGGATTTCACGAAGTAATTATTACCCGCGACCATGAAAAACACTGGGCGTTTTTTTCTCGTGAGGAAGCGACTAATGTTGTTCGCGCGTATCAGGAGAGGTATCAAAAATTGAAAGACGACGAGTGTGTCACATATATTTCTATTTTTCATAACCACAAACGCGCCGCAGGAGCCTCGCTCGCGCACCCTCATTCGCAGCTTATTGCAATTCCAGTAGTTCCCGCTGATGTGCGGCGAAGCTTGGAAGGATCGCGGAATTATTTCCATAAAAATGGGCGATGCGTGCATTGCGAAACTATTAATTTTGAAGTGCAAGAAAAATCACGTATTGTTTTTGAAAACGAGCGTTTTATCGCATTTTGCCCATTTATTTCGCGCACTGCTTTTGAGATACGATTGTTTCCCAAAAACCATCAAGAGGATTTCGGCTCTCTTTCGCCGGAACATTATAGCGATCTTGCAGACGGGCTTCGCGAGCCGCTCAAAATGCTTAATGGCACACTTCAAAATCCTGCCTATAACTT
Encoded proteins:
- a CDS encoding glycosyltransferase family 2 protein translates to MANNNQPHLSVIIPAYNEETRISKTLLEIDKYLSRQTYKSEIIVVNDGSTDGTARVVEKFQNLIANLRFENNRENHGKGYVVRQGMLAARGDIRLFTDADNSTSIEHIEKMWQHFSDGADVVIGSRDSKDAQGASQAVKQPFLKRLLGNMANMLIQIVAVWGIWDTQNGFKAFTAPAAKDIFSRARINRWGFDIEALALARALKYRIAIIPVHWVNDPATHVTLKGYINTFVELFKVRINLWSDAYGINKSNFREKSVHKSAVDMITVPKGKDIMKSISFSELSKVKSEPTKKVLEIKNEAVHKSDAVKTNKKENNP
- the galT gene encoding galactose-1-phosphate uridylyltransferase, translated to MPSKQTKKKIILEASVGSMAPSRDLNTPVSELRRDLVTGDWILIAKQRGKRPHAFIAGDDKEIELPTSQCPFEDPQKSGNAPPVLLYKNAEGTDWEVQVIPNKYPAFAQQGECLVPQMRGPYEVIDGKGFHEVIITRDHEKHWAFFSREEATNVVRAYQERYQKLKDDECVTYISIFHNHKRAAGASLAHPHSQLIAIPVVPADVRRSLEGSRNYFHKNGRCVHCETINFEVQEKSRIVFENERFIAFCPFISRTAFEIRLFPKNHQEDFGSLSPEHYSDLADGLREPLKMLNGTLQNPAYNFFLHTAPLDGVEYQHYHWHFEIVPKTAIAAGFELGTGIEISTLEPEQAAEFLREQ